In Dermacentor variabilis isolate Ectoservices chromosome 7, ASM5094787v1, whole genome shotgun sequence, a genomic segment contains:
- the LOC142588539 gene encoding uncharacterized protein LOC142588539: MIQPGARHRLREPSGHQQEQQDSLLSTRIMWHQGFLAHHRRVIQKVQAQPVNHRNTKAAETSLNIQGKMLPLGLLSSLVPTQESLKTWKALLSRPSCSSTRARLLLLTRRCRLIQIQHPLLAEL; this comes from the exons ATGATCCAGCCAGGAGCCAGGCATCGGCTGAGAGAGCCTTCCGGGCATCAGCAAGAGCAGCAA GACTCCCTACTCTCAACCCGCATAATGTGGCACCAAGGATTCCTTGCTCATCACCGCAGGGTAATTCAGAAAGTGCAAGCCCAGCCTGT GAACCATCGGAATACGAAAGCAGCGGAAACGTCACTGAACATACAAGGAAAGATGCTGCCGCTGGGGCTCTTGTCCTCCTTAGTGCCCACGCAAGAGAGTTTGAAAACCTGGAAAGCGCTGCTGTCGAGACCCTCCTGCAGTTCAACGAGAGCCAGACTGCTGCTTCTCACAAGGCGGTGCAGGTTAATACAGATACAGCACCCCCTGCTAGCAGAACTCTAA